A genomic window from Fusarium verticillioides 7600 chromosome 5, whole genome shotgun sequence includes:
- a CDS encoding E3 ubiquitin-protein ligase hulA, whose protein sequence is MTSRTDSNRPNLRVTIIAADGLYKRDVFRFPDPFAVATINGEQTKTTTVSKRTLNPYWNESFDFRTNEDGILAVQVFDQKKFKKKDQGFLGVINIRVGDVIPELSPDADDQMLTRDLKKSTDNLVVHGKLIINLSCNLSAPARGGQASTARPSLGTGPSNASNLSAPPPENRPGSSLSGPNGAGGSQVNLAHRPSSISSVGGTSAPGPNASGQTRQSNQLSPFEDAQGRLPAGWERREDNLGRTYYVDHNTRTTSWNRPTASGAQEQRNDREAATQVERQRHQNRTLPEERTGSNSPTLHAQQPQPSASPATNGGAVMHTGATSPGTGELPPGWEQRWTPEGRPYFVDHNTRTTTWVDPRRQQYIRMYGGQNNANGQIQQQPVSQLGPLPSGWEMRLTNTARVYFVDHNTKTTTWDDPRLPSSLDQNVPQYKRDFRRKLIYFRSQPAMRILSGQCHIKVRRSHIFEDSFAEITRQSATDLKKRLMIKFDGEDGLDYGGLSREFFFLLSHEMFNPFYCLFEYSAHDNYTLQINPHSGINPEHLNYFKFIGRVVGLAIFHRRFLDAFFIGALYKMMLGKAVALADMEGVDADFHRSLQWMLDNDISGGILEQTFSTEDERFGVMTTEDLIPDGRNIDVTNENKKEYVDLMVKWRIEKRIAEQFQAFKEGFQELIPQDLINVFDERELELLIGGIAEIDVDDWKKHTDYRGYTESDEVVQNFWATVRSWDGEQKSRLLQFTTGTSRIPVNGFKDLQGSDGPRRFTIEKAGEITNLPKAHTCFNRLDLPPYKSLEMLQQKLTIAVEETMGFGQE, encoded by the exons ATGACCAGTCGCACCGATTCTAA CAGGCCCAACCTTCGGGTTACCA TTATCGCCGCCGACGGCCTATACAAGAGGGATGTTTTCC GCTTCCCTGACCCTTTCGCTGTTGCGACCATCAATGGGGAGCAAACCAAAACGACGACTGTCAGCAAAAGAACTCTAAACCCATACTGGAACGAGAGCTTTGACTT TCGTACCAATGAAGATGGTATCCTTGCAGTCCAAGTTTTCGACCAAAAGAAGTTTAAGAAGAAGGACCAGGGTTTCCTAGGCGTCATAAACATTCGCGTTGGAGATGTTATCCCTGAGCTCAGCCCAGATGCCGATG ACCAGATGCTTACTCGAGACCTTAAAAAATCAACCGATAACCTCGTCGTTCACGGCAAACTTATTATTAACCTGTCCTGCAATCTCAGTGCACCAGCCCGCGGTGGCCAGGCATCGACGGCACGACCATCTCTCGGCACCGGCCCGTCGAACGCTTCGAACCTCTCCGCCCCTCCACCGGAAAACCGACCAGGATCTTCACTTTCTGGACCAAATGGCGCGGGTGGTTCACAAGTCAACCTGGCCCATCGTCCATCCAGCATCAGCTCTGTTGGTGGCACCAGCGCTCCAGGACCAAATGCTTCCGGACAAACTCGACAAAGCAATCAACTCAGCCCATTCGAGGATGCCCAGGGTCGACTACCAGCTGGCTGGGAGCGCCGAGAAGACAATCTCGGCCGTACTTACTACGTTGACCACAACACTCGCACAACGAGCTGGAATCGACCCACTGCTTCTGGCGCCCAAGAGCAACGAAACGATCGAGAAGCAGCTACTCAGGTTGAGCGACAGAGACATCAGAACCGCACTTTGCCCGAGGAACGAACCGGTTCCAATTCACCGACGCTGCACGCCCAGCAGCCCCagccatcagcatcaccGGCTACTAATGGTGGCGCAGTGATGCATACTGGAGCGACGAGCCCTGGAACGGGAGAACTCCCGCCTGGCTGGGAGCAACGGTGGACCCCAGAAGGTCGACCATACTTCGTTGATCACAATACAAGAACCACGACCTGGGTAGATCCACGTCGCCAACAATACATCCGCATGTATGGCGGTCAGAATAATGCCAACGGCCAGATCCAGCAGCAACCCGTATCGCAACTTGGTCCTCTGCCTAGTGGCTGGGAGATGCGCCTGACAAACACTGCTCGAGTGTACTTTGTTGATCATAACACCAAGACTACCACTTGGGACGATCCTCGACTACCGTCGTCTCTTGACCAAAATGTTCCTCAGTACAAGCGAGACTTCAGACGAAAGCTCATCTACTTCCGCTCACAGCCAGCCATGCGAATTCTCAGTGGACAATGCCACATCAAGGTGCGACGATCTCACATCTTCGAGGACTCTTTTGCCGAGATCACACGCCAGTCTGCAACGGATTTGAAGAAACGACTTATGATCAAGTTCGACGGCGAAGATGGTTTGGATTACGGTGGTCTCTCTCGAgaattcttcttcctcctctcccaCGAAATGTTCAACCCCTTCTATTGCCTATTCGAATACTCCGCCCACGATAATTACACCCTTCAGATTAACCCACATTCCGGCATCAACCCGGAACATCTCAACTATTTCAAGTTCATCGGCCGTGTTGTCGGCTTGGCTATATTCCACAGGCGATTTTTGGATGCGTTCTTTATTGGCGCTTTGTAcaagatgatgcttggcAAGGCGGTGGCCTTGGCCGATATGGAGGGCGTGGATGCCGATTTCCACCGATCATTGCAGTGGATGCTGGATAACGATATATCGGGCGGGATTCTTGAGCAGACTTTCTCGACCGAAGACGAGAGATTTGGAGTGATGACTACTGAGGATCTCATCCCTGATGGCCGCAATATTGATGTCACCAATGAAAACAAGAAGGAGTACGTTGATCTCATGGTCAAGTGGCGCATTGAGAAACGTATCGCCGAGCAGTTCCAGGCTTTCAAGGAAGGGTTCCAAGAGCTTATCCCTCAGGATCTTATTAACGTCTTTGATGAGCGCGAGCTGGAGCTTTTGATTGGAGGTATTGCCGAAATTGATGTTGACGACTGGAAGAAGCACACCGATTATCGAGGATATACCGAATCCGACGAGGTCGTGCAGAACTTCTGGGCAACAGTACGCTCGTGGGATGGGGAGCAGAAGTCTCGTCTACTACAATTTACTACAGGTACTTCTCGAATCCCagtcaatggcttcaaggatCTCCAAGGTAGCGACGGCCCACGACGATTTACAATTGAGAAGGCGGGAGAAATCACAAATCTGCCAAAGGCGCATACATG TTTCAATCGACTTGACTTGCCCCCTTACAAGAGTCTAGAAATGCTTCAACAAAAGCTTACCATCGCCGTTGAGGAAACTATGGGCTTTGGCCAAGAGTAG
- a CDS encoding hypothetical protein (At least one base has a quality score < 10) encodes MTEPENFEDDLFADLYDDNDAAKPASAPAAAAPPAPDVQPPTNIHNNDNDDHNGMQQHQETGGDEHMTQDQDDDDDDVDFNLGGGGGYGASGHTGQADMHDDAPTPPYGTVHKASAKEDGKMFIGGLNWETTDQSLRDYFSQFGEVVECTVMRDSSTGRSRGFGFLTFKDAKTVNIVMVKEHFLDGKIIDPKRAIPRDEQEKTSKIFVGGVSQETTDQEFKEYFAQFGRVVDATLMMDKDTGRPRGFGFVTFENEAGVDACINVPLEIHGKPIEVKKAQPRGNLREEEEASRRGKFRKDGDQSSQGSMGQQMGNNGMTPQVMAQYFQRMQQYFAMMQSQMAMSRGMPMNPAMWQNMMQMQQMQQQMMGRGGGGANAQNMMQNMNPQMMQQMQQMQQQMMQQQGQQGGQDAASGSASPTASASGGGGRGYDNNNYNQYQQAQGGRRGGRGGYGGHGGGHGGYGMGGGGGAPTSWEGMYDDVPQPNSQGSGGFNRAGSASANSDPQHAPPANAPTGPKNAGKPGANYRGGGRGGNRGFHPYSR; translated from the exons ATGACTGAGCCTGAGAACTTCGAGGATGATCTCTTCGCCGACCT CTACGATGACAACGATGCCGCAAAGCCCGCGTCTGCTCCCGCTGCAGCAGCCCCCCCTGCCCCAGACGTTCAGCCTCCTACTAACATTCacaacaacgacaatgaTGACCATAACGGGatgcagcaacatcaagaaactGGAGGTGATGAACACATgactcaagatcaagatgacgacgacgacgatgtcgACTTCAATCtcggtggaggaggaggatacGGCGCATCCGGTCACACAGGCCAGGCTGATATGCATGACGATGCTCCAACACCTCCATACGGAACCGTACACAAGGCGAGtgccaaagaagatgg TAAAATGTTCATAGGCGGTCTGAACTGGGAAACCACCGATC AATCATTGCGGGATTACTTCTCACAGTTTGGTGAAGTCGTTGAATGCACGGTCATGAGAGACAGCAGTACCGGCCGGTCGCGAGGATTTGGTTTTTTGACTTTCAAGGACGCCAAGACAgtcaacatcgtcatggtCAAGGAGCATTtccttgatggcaagatc ATCGACCCCAAACGTGCCATTCCCCGAGACgaacaagagaagacgaGTAAGATCTTTGTCGGAGGTGTCAGCCAGGAAACCACCGATCAAGAATTCAAGGAATACTTTGCACAGTTCGGCCGCGTCGTAGATGCAACTCTTATGATGGACAAAGATACCGGTCGTCCACGAGGATTCGGGTTTGTGACGTTTGAAAATGAAGCCGGCGTCGATGCCTGTATCAACGTACCACTAGAAATTCACGGAAAACCcatcgaggtcaagaaaGCCCAGCCTAGAGGCAAccttcgagaagaggaagaggcatCACGACGCGGCAAGTTTAGGAAAGACGGCGACCAGTCAAGCCAGGGCTCCATGGGCCAACAGATGGGCAACAACGGCATGACACCCCAAGTCATGGCCCAATACTTTCAACGCATGCAACAGTATTTCGCTATGATGCAGTCACAAATGGCCATGAGCCGAGGAATGCCCATGAACCCAGCCATGTGGCAGaacatgatgcagatgcaacAGATGCAACAACAGATGATGGGTcgaggaggcggtggtgctAATGCTCAGAACATGATGCAGAACATGAACccacagatgatgcagcagatgCAACAAATGCAGCAACAGATGATGCAACAGCAGGGCCAGCAAGGTGGTCAAGACGCTGCTTCCGGCAGTGCTAGTCCCACTGCCTCTGCCAGCGGCGGTGGTGGTCGGGGATACGACAATAACAACTACAATCAAtaccaacaagctcaaggaggtCGTCGTGGGGGCCGTGGAGGCTACGGCGGTCATGGAGGAGGTCATGGAGGCTATGGTAtgggtggaggagggggcgCCCCTACTTCATGGGAGGGCATGTACGACGACGTTCCTCAGCCAAACTCCCAAGGCTCAGGTGGCTTTAACCGTGCTGGCAGTGCCAGTGCGAACTCTGACCCGCAGCATGCACCACCCGCCAATGCGCCTACAGGACCCAAAAACGCCGGTAAACCTGGAGCTAATTACCGTGGTGGAGGACGGGGTGGAAACCGCGGCTTTCACCCTTACTCACGATAA
- a CDS encoding hypothetical protein (At least one base has a quality score < 10) produces MFIGGLNWETTDQSLRDYFSQFGEVVECTVMRDSSTGRSRGFGFLTFKDAKTVNIVMVKEHFLDGKIIDPKRAIPRDEQEKTSKIFVGGVSQETTDQEFKEYFAQFGRVVDATLMMDKDTGRPRGFGFVTFENEAGVDACINVPLEIHGKPIEVKKAQPRGNLREEEEASRRGKFRKDGDQSSQGSMGQQMGNNGMTPQVMAQYFQRMQQYFAMMQSQMAMSRGMPMNPAMWQNMMQMQQMQQQMMGRGGGGANAQNMMQNMNPQMMQQMQQMQQQMMQQQGQQGGQDAASGSASPTASASGGGGRGYDNNNYNQYQQAQGGRRGGRGGYGGHGGGHGGYGMGGGGGAPTSWEGMYDDVPQPNSQGSGGFNRAGSASANSDPQHAPPANAPTGPKNAGKPGANYRGGGRGGNRGFHPYSR; encoded by the exons ATGTTCATAGGCGGTCTGAACTGGGAAACCACCGATC AATCATTGCGGGATTACTTCTCACAGTTTGGTGAAGTCGTTGAATGCACGGTCATGAGAGACAGCAGTACCGGCCGGTCGCGAGGATTTGGTTTTTTGACTTTCAAGGACGCCAAGACAgtcaacatcgtcatggtCAAGGAGCATTtccttgatggcaagatc ATCGACCCCAAACGTGCCATTCCCCGAGACgaacaagagaagacgaGTAAGATCTTTGTCGGAGGTGTCAGCCAGGAAACCACCGATCAAGAATTCAAGGAATACTTTGCACAGTTCGGCCGCGTCGTAGATGCAACTCTTATGATGGACAAAGATACCGGTCGTCCACGAGGATTCGGGTTTGTGACGTTTGAAAATGAAGCCGGCGTCGATGCCTGTATCAACGTACCACTAGAAATTCACGGAAAACCcatcgaggtcaagaaaGCCCAGCCTAGAGGCAAccttcgagaagaggaagaggcatCACGACGCGGCAAGTTTAGGAAAGACGGCGACCAGTCAAGCCAGGGCTCCATGGGCCAACAGATGGGCAACAACGGCATGACACCCCAAGTCATGGCCCAATACTTTCAACGCATGCAACAGTATTTCGCTATGATGCAGTCACAAATGGCCATGAGCCGAGGAATGCCCATGAACCCAGCCATGTGGCAGaacatgatgcagatgcaacAGATGCAACAACAGATGATGGGTcgaggaggcggtggtgctAATGCTCAGAACATGATGCAGAACATGAACccacagatgatgcagcagatgCAACAAATGCAGCAACAGATGATGCAACAGCAGGGCCAGCAAGGTGGTCAAGACGCTGCTTCCGGCAGTGCTAGTCCCACTGCCTCTGCCAGCGGCGGTGGTGGTCGGGGATACGACAATAACAACTACAATCAAtaccaacaagctcaaggaggtCGTCGTGGGGGCCGTGGAGGCTACGGCGGTCATGGAGGAGGTCATGGAGGCTATGGTAtgggtggaggagggggcgCCCCTACTTCATGGGAGGGCATGTACGACGACGTTCCTCAGCCAAACTCCCAAGGCTCAGGTGGCTTTAACCGTGCTGGCAGTGCCAGTGCGAACTCTGACCCGCAGCATGCACCACCCGCCAATGCGCCTACAGGACCCAAAAACGCCGGTAAACCTGGAGCTAATTACCGTGGTGGAGGACGGGGTGGAAACCGCGGCTTTCACCCTTACTCACGATAA
- a CDS encoding NADH-ubiquinone oxidoreductase 19.3 kDa subunit, mitochondrial, whose protein sequence is MALRVKPTTAIVPFRTTAAAFTTNSRRDASALQTHSATGVGKVRREVPLPSEVAPKGALQYALTTLDAVTNWARQSSLWPMTFGLACCAVEMMHLSTPRYDQDRLGIIFRASPRQSDVMIVAGTLTNKMAPALRQVYDQMPDPRWVISMGSCANGGGYYHYSYSVVRDICDRVVPVDVYVPGCPPTSEALMYGIFQLQRKMRNTRITRHWYRK, encoded by the exons ATGGCCCTCCGAG TCAAGCCTACAACTGCCATTGTTCCTTTTAGAACTACCGCTGCCGCCTTCACGACCAACTCTCGCCGCGATGCGAGCGCCCTCCAGACTCACTCCGCAACTGGTGTAGGAAAGGTTCGCAGAGAGGTTCCGCTGCCCAGCGAGGTTGCTCCCAAGGGTGCCTTGCAGTATGCGCT AACCACACTTGATGCCGTCACCAACTGGGCTCGTCAGTCGTCCCTGTGGCCCATGACCTTCGGTCTGGCCTGCTGTGCCGTCGAAATGATGCATCTCTCTACCCCCCGATACGATCAGGATCGCCTCGGTATTATTTTCCGTGCCTCGCCACGACAGTCCGATGTCATGATTGTTGCTGGAACTCTCACAAATAAGATGGCTCCTGCTCTTCGACAGGTTTACGATCAGATGCCTGATCCCCGCTGGGTTATTTCCATGGGTTCGTGCGCTAATGGTGGTGGATACTACCACTACAGCTACTCTGTCGTCCGAGATAT CTGCGATAGGGTAGTCCCTGTTGACGTCTACGTACCTGGCTGTCCTCCTACGAGTGAAGCACTGATGTACGGaatcttccagctccaacgGAAAATGAGGAACACTCGCATTACCCGACATTGGTACAGAAAGTAA